In Gracilibacillus salitolerans, the sequence GGTACTGAAAATTCGATAATAGTAGTTAATCCAAAATTTGAAACGACCGCACTAAACAATGTGAAAATAATTGTCCATGCTTTATATGATACTTTTGGTACAATTTCATTAAAGTAGGATGCACAGGCCGTAATCAAGCCGATACTCGTCGTTAAACATGCAGCCACAACAATAATTCCAAGAATTAACTTCCCATATCCTCCAAAATAGAATGCTGACGCTGCGGCTAAAATTGCACCGCCATTATCCATATATCCAATACCACTTACACTGATTGCCCCGAGATAGGCAAGGGAAGAATATACGATAGCTAAAAGTGCCGCTGCAATTAGTGCAGCTTTCATCGTAGAAACAAGGAGCTCTTTTTTGGAGACAGCACCTTGGTCTTTCATGGCGTTAATAATGATAATCCCAAAAACAAATGCCGCTAAGACATCCATGGTCAAGTACCCTTCCTGAAAGCCTTTGAAGAAACTGTTTGTCATGTAGGCTTCGGTTGGTTCTTGAATGGTACCAATCGGATTAAAAAAGGCTGACAATATTAGTAAGGCAATAACAATTAACAGTAGTGGTGTTAGTAATTTACCGATAATATCTACGAGCTTTTTAGATTGTAATGAGAAGTATAGAGATACACCAAAGAAAATGATAGTAAAGATAAGCAGTGACCAATTGCTTCCGCTATCGTTTAAAAAAGGCATAATTCCCATTTCATATGCGACTGTATTAGTTCTTGGCAACGCAAAAAATGGACCGATGGTTAAATACAATGCAACCGTAAAAATGAGACCGTACAATGGGTGAATTTGACTTGCAAGTGATTGTAAATTACTTTTGCCTGAAATGCCTAAAGTTAAAACAGCAAGGACAGGTAATCCAACTCCGGTAATGATGAAACCTAGGTTTGCTGCAAATAGATTTTCCCCTGCTGCTTGACCTAATTGGGGTGGGAAAATTAAATTACCTGCACCAAAAAACAGAGCAAATAACATAAAACCTACTGTAATAATACTTAATGAATTACGTGATGACATACTAAACCTCCGTTATTTATTATATGGAATATCAGATAAATGCTAAATATCAGACTTTTTCGTCGACATGTTTCGTCAAAATATTAACAGAATATCATGGAATTATCTGAAAAGCAATCTATTTTTAATAGCTGCTTCACAATTTGGAATAACAGTTCTCGTAATGGTAAGTGCAAACTCCGTCATCTACACCACGAAATAAATTTTATCCTCTAACTTCAGTCTCGTCTTTTCTTTATTTCCTACGGTTCAGTCAATTATGACAAAGTTCAAGGAAAATTCTAAATACTTTAATGCTGAAATTTTGGAACATTATGCTAAGATAATATAATTAATGTAAACAGCTAATGGAGGCAAAGTATGATCACTATTATGAGTATTTTTTTCTATCTTATAATTCTTTTTAGTATATCTACACTGTTATTCTTTTCTTTGACTTTTGTATTAGGAACGCAAGACCCTATGATTGCATATCTTTTATCTTTAATTGCGACTCATTTGGTATTAAATACTTTAGGGGGATTGAGGAAAAGCAAATTTTGAGTTAAGGTTTAGACTTTGATAGTGAGTTGCATGTATTATTCGTGACATCCAAACTGCAACTTCTTGAATATACGATTGTACATTTTGATCGGCATGTATCGCAGTCCTTTCTACTAATAAATCGATTAATTCTTCAGCAGCTATGGTTGATCACCCCATCAATATAAAATTATTTTTGTGTTTAATAGGAACAATCGTTCTTGTATCTATAATACTACAAACAAAAGGGGAGTGGAGGAAAGAAATGAAATATTTAAGAAATTTATACATTATCATGATTGTCATAGTTTTTGTTAATCTAACAAGTGAATTTATGTTAAACGGGGATTATTCAGCCATTGCGAGTTGGATTATAGTCATGCTATTTCTCTTTGGAACAATATATTATTCTGTTGCAAGGTTTTATTTAACTGAGAAATAATTGCTTTTCCAATTATTTGTTAGTATACTAATTTTGAAACTAAATAATTTAACCATTCGGCTAGGGGAGCATGTAGATGCTGAGAGAGGAATTCGACCCTTTGAACCTGATCTAGTTAACACTAGCGTAGGGAAGTGGATTGGTAAGTCATATAGATTGATCGATTAGTCTGTATATTACTAACCCGTCTTCCTGCATTGGTGATGGGTTTTTTGTTGTGCCAATGTTATTGATGCACAGGCAACTTCAACTGGTTTACTGGCAATTTTCAGGATTTATTGTCAACTTCACCTGATTTACTATCAACTCCCCTCCAATACTTTACTACTATTTTTTAAAAAAAGGAGAATGTAAAAATGAGTACATTGTTTACAGATCGTTTATGGAAAAGAGTGGAACCGATATGGAATTCGTATTTGGAACATCCTTTTGTTAAGGGATTAGGTGACGGCACCCTCGAACAGGAGAAATTTAAGCACTGGTTAAAGCAAGACTATGTCTACCTGATTGATTATGCAAGGCTTTTTGCGATTGGAAGTGCAAAAGCGGATGATCTGGAGAAAATGACGACCTTTGCCAAGCTATTACATGGTGTTTTAGATGTGGAAATGGATTTGCACCGTAAGTATGCAGCGGATTTTGGCATTTCAAAAGAGGAGCTTGAAGCAACAGAACCGTCTGCGATTACTACGGCCTATACGAGTTATATGTTGAATTTGTCTCAGCGTGGCGGTATGGAAAATGTCGTGGCATCAGTGCTTGCGTGTGAATGGAGCTATAATTTTATCGGAAAGTCATTGGCAAATTGGCCGGGGGCATTAGACGATAATTTTTACAGTAGTTGGGTGGAGATGTATAGTTCTAATGAATTCACCGAATTAGCGGAAGAAACGAAACAGTTAATGAAT encodes:
- the brnQ gene encoding branched-chain amino acid transport system II carrier protein, producing the protein MSSRNSLSIITVGFMLFALFFGAGNLIFPPQLGQAAGENLFAANLGFIITGVGLPVLAVLTLGISGKSNLQSLASQIHPLYGLIFTVALYLTIGPFFALPRTNTVAYEMGIMPFLNDSGSNWSLLIFTIIFFGVSLYFSLQSKKLVDIIGKLLTPLLLIVIALLILSAFFNPIGTIQEPTEAYMTNSFFKGFQEGYLTMDVLAAFVFGIIIINAMKDQGAVSKKELLVSTMKAALIAAALLAIVYSSLAYLGAISVSGIGYMDNGGAILAAASAFYFGGYGKLILGIIVVAACLTTSIGLITACASYFNEIVPKVSYKAWTIIFTLFSAVVSNFGLTTIIEFSVPVLSMLYPLAMCLMVLTFLNPLFKGKKEVYQVSILFTFIVALFDGLNAAGIKIQVVNEFFTAVLPLYTVGLGWIVPAIAGGILGIVLSFIKKPYKC
- the tenA gene encoding thiaminase II — its product is MSTLFTDRLWKRVEPIWNSYLEHPFVKGLGDGTLEQEKFKHWLKQDYVYLIDYARLFAIGSAKADDLEKMTTFAKLLHGVLDVEMDLHRKYAADFGISKEELEATEPSAITTAYTSYMLNLSQRGGMENVVASVLACEWSYNFIGKSLANWPGALDDNFYSSWVEMYSSNEFTELAEETKQLMNQIAEGKPEQELVRLEEIVVKTSQFEYMFWDMVETKEDWPVNAQ